One Terriglobia bacterium genomic region harbors:
- a CDS encoding SpoIIE family protein phosphatase: protein MTGPRVYYTDFSGGKLVVPISQSVLKIGRNSENHVILNDPSISRFHAEIRPQNGSFYIVDVGSKNGTIVNGERVTERKLAHGDRIQLGSNPAQAVLFALEEVKDSVLASISSTNDSAESKVSSHHLRMLLEVSKALSSSLILDDVLNRVMEAVIELAGADRGFLMLKDAHGELQVAMSRNITREALEDKQHRLSRTVIQRVIQTDQSVIVCDAERDQHLRDQKSVIALNLKTIMCVPLRIYRSTFQDNGAEDAPAVSTIGLLYVDKQTVTQVFSDQDLELFETLAGHAAIAIENARLHQEELEKRQLEEEFKIAREIQQTLLPKTPPELARTRFSGVNIQCRAIGGDYYDFIPLGEDQVGIVIADVAGKGCSAALLTSMAQGMFLSEACPERSAAETISRVNHHLAQKNPSGKFVTAFYGVLTDAGEFRYCNAGHNPPLLVTAAGEVRPLREGGMVMGIFDKVPYEQGVVSWNSGDRLVFFTDGVTEAQSKTLEEFGDERLLELIMTNRTLSAEEMKVKIMDRLTDFTSGVLQHDDITLIVAERK, encoded by the coding sequence ATGACCGGACCTCGCGTTTACTACACCGATTTCTCGGGCGGCAAACTGGTCGTCCCGATTTCACAATCCGTGCTGAAGATCGGACGCAACTCCGAGAACCACGTCATCCTGAACGATCCCTCCATCTCCCGGTTCCATGCCGAAATCCGCCCTCAGAACGGGAGCTTCTACATCGTGGATGTGGGCAGCAAGAACGGGACGATCGTCAACGGCGAGCGCGTGACGGAACGAAAGCTGGCGCACGGCGATCGCATCCAGCTGGGATCCAATCCGGCGCAGGCGGTGCTGTTCGCCTTGGAGGAAGTGAAGGATTCTGTGCTGGCCTCCATCAGCTCGACCAATGACTCCGCGGAAAGCAAGGTCAGCTCCCACCATCTGCGCATGCTGCTCGAGGTTTCAAAAGCGTTGAGCTCATCACTGATTTTGGATGATGTACTGAACCGCGTCATGGAGGCCGTCATTGAGCTGGCGGGGGCCGATCGTGGATTCCTGATGTTAAAGGACGCGCACGGCGAGCTGCAGGTGGCCATGTCGCGAAACATAACGCGCGAGGCCCTTGAGGACAAGCAGCACCGCCTCAGCCGCACGGTCATCCAGCGTGTCATCCAGACCGATCAGTCGGTGATTGTCTGTGATGCCGAGCGGGACCAGCATTTGCGCGATCAGAAGAGCGTCATCGCATTGAACTTGAAAACAATCATGTGCGTGCCCCTGCGCATCTACCGCTCCACGTTTCAGGACAACGGCGCGGAGGATGCCCCTGCGGTCTCGACCATTGGATTGCTGTACGTCGACAAACAAACGGTCACGCAGGTTTTCTCGGATCAAGACCTGGAACTGTTTGAGACCCTCGCCGGCCACGCCGCCATCGCCATCGAGAACGCGCGGTTGCACCAGGAGGAACTGGAGAAGCGGCAACTGGAGGAAGAGTTCAAGATTGCGCGGGAGATTCAGCAAACCCTCTTGCCCAAGACGCCCCCGGAACTGGCCCGGACCCGTTTTTCCGGGGTCAACATCCAGTGTCGGGCCATTGGGGGAGATTACTACGATTTCATCCCGCTGGGGGAAGACCAGGTCGGCATTGTCATCGCCGACGTCGCGGGGAAAGGATGTTCCGCGGCCTTGCTCACTTCGATGGCTCAGGGAATGTTTCTGTCCGAGGCTTGCCCCGAAAGGTCGGCCGCCGAAACCATCTCCCGGGTGAACCATCATCTGGCGCAAAAAAACCCCAGCGGAAAATTCGTCACTGCGTTCTATGGGGTGCTGACCGATGCGGGTGAGTTCCGGTACTGCAATGCGGGCCATAATCCACCTTTGCTGGTGACGGCAGCCGGGGAAGTTCGTCCGCTGCGCGAAGGCGGCATGGTGATGGGAATCTTTGACAAGGTTCCCTATGAACAGGGCGTGGTCTCCTGGAATTCTGGCGACCGGCTGGTTTTTTTCACCGACGGTGTTACGGAAGCCCAATCGAAGACCCTGGAAGAATTCGGAGATGAGCGTCTGCTGGAACTGATCATGACCAATCGCACCCTCTCGGCGGAGGAGATGAAAGTCAAGATCATGGATCGGCTGACTGACTTTACCTCCGGGGTCCTGCAGCATGACGATATCACTCTGATCGTGGCAGAGAGGAAATAG
- a CDS encoding TetR/AcrR family transcriptional regulator gives MPSKRQQARLHNPIYDIAARVIHQRGYDSTSMSDVARAAGLTKAGLYHHVTSKEQLLYTILDYGMDLTDEVVIRPVQALRDPRERLEQMIERHLRLILRERNHEVTVILHEDKSLKGAMRRKIAERKKAYIRFVEGLVRDVLKQQGRKEIDPRLAAFALLGMMNWCYQWYRPGGRISLPQLVRGMTRIFLAGITR, from the coding sequence ATGCCCTCGAAGCGACAGCAGGCCCGCTTACACAATCCCATTTACGACATCGCGGCGCGGGTCATTCACCAGCGGGGATACGATTCCACTTCCATGAGCGACGTGGCCCGAGCGGCGGGACTGACCAAGGCGGGCCTCTACCATCATGTGACCAGCAAAGAGCAGCTGCTCTACACCATTCTCGATTACGGGATGGATCTGACCGACGAAGTGGTGATCCGGCCGGTCCAGGCGCTGCGCGATCCCCGGGAGCGGTTAGAGCAGATGATAGAACGCCACCTTCGGCTCATTCTCCGGGAGAGGAACCATGAAGTCACCGTGATTCTTCACGAGGATAAGTCCCTGAAGGGCGCGATGCGGCGGAAGATTGCGGAACGAAAGAAGGCGTACATCCGCTTCGTGGAAGGGCTAGTCCGGGATGTGTTGAAGCAGCAGGGCCGGAAGGAGATCGACCCCCGCCTCGCCGCCTTCGCCCTGCTTGGAATGATGAACTGGTGCTACCAGTGGTATCGGCCGGGCGGCCGAATTTCACTTCCACAACTGGTCCGGGGAATGACCCGGATTTTTCTCGCGGGAATCACCCGGTAA
- a CDS encoding 2-isopropylmalate synthase, producing MDRVVVFDTTLRDGEQSPGFSMNIDEKLKMARQLERLNVDVIEAGFPIASEGDFEAVRRIAQEVRTPVIAGLARAHPADIMRCWEAIQYAARPRIHTFIATSDIHLRHKLRRSREEVLRQAAEAVRYAKSLTDDVEFSAEDAGRSDIDYLCQVIAAVVEAGATVVNIPDTVGYCIPSEFGALIGTLRERVPALARATLSVHCHNDLGLAVSNSLAAIQHGARQVECTINGIGERAGNASLEEIVMALRVRSAYLKLETGIRSEEIYRCSHLLSNLTGMPVQANKAIVGKNAFAHEAGIHQDGVLKEALTYEIMTPQSVGIPENKLVLGKHSGRHALLKRYESLGYTLTKEELERAYLLFTKLADKKKAVFDEELIVILDDGLKHVPESYSLKYLQTIGGNEGFGSATLKLAHGEEVLVDSAVGDGPVDATYNAIDRITGMPGKLLDYSLKSVTRGKDAVAEAFVHVQFGTHNFTGKAASTDVTEASARAYLNAINKALLERQRREKALQSNVGGAGVFESPQTAEDHAADWAV from the coding sequence ATGGACCGCGTTGTTGTTTTTGACACGACTTTGCGAGATGGCGAACAATCGCCCGGTTTCAGCATGAACATCGACGAAAAATTGAAGATGGCGCGGCAGTTGGAACGCTTGAATGTCGATGTCATCGAGGCGGGCTTCCCCATCGCCAGCGAGGGCGACTTCGAGGCGGTCCGCCGCATTGCCCAGGAGGTGCGCACGCCGGTCATCGCGGGACTGGCTCGAGCTCACCCGGCAGATATCATGCGGTGTTGGGAGGCAATTCAATACGCGGCGCGGCCCCGCATCCATACCTTCATCGCCACCTCCGACATCCACTTGCGGCACAAGCTTCGCCGATCGAGGGAAGAGGTGCTGCGGCAGGCGGCGGAGGCGGTCCGTTACGCCAAGTCGCTCACGGACGATGTCGAGTTCTCAGCTGAAGATGCAGGCCGCAGCGATATCGACTATCTCTGCCAGGTCATCGCGGCCGTCGTCGAAGCGGGGGCCACCGTCGTCAACATCCCCGACACCGTGGGCTACTGCATCCCCAGCGAATTCGGGGCGCTGATCGGCACTCTTCGGGAGCGCGTTCCCGCGCTGGCGCGCGCGACGCTGAGTGTCCATTGCCACAACGACCTGGGGCTGGCAGTGTCCAATTCCCTCGCCGCCATCCAGCACGGGGCGCGCCAGGTGGAATGCACCATCAACGGGATAGGGGAACGGGCCGGGAATGCCTCGCTGGAAGAGATTGTCATGGCCTTGCGGGTAAGATCAGCCTATCTAAAGCTTGAGACCGGGATTCGCAGTGAAGAGATCTACCGGTGCTCACACCTTCTTTCCAACCTTACCGGAATGCCCGTCCAGGCCAACAAGGCGATCGTCGGAAAGAACGCGTTTGCCCATGAAGCGGGAATTCACCAGGATGGCGTGCTTAAGGAGGCGCTCACTTATGAGATCATGACCCCGCAATCGGTCGGGATCCCTGAGAACAAGCTCGTCCTGGGGAAGCATTCCGGACGGCATGCTCTTCTGAAGCGTTACGAATCCCTGGGCTACACGCTCACGAAAGAAGAACTGGAGCGCGCCTATTTGCTGTTCACCAAGCTGGCCGACAAAAAAAAGGCGGTGTTCGATGAGGAGTTGATCGTCATCCTCGATGACGGGTTGAAGCACGTCCCCGAATCCTATTCGCTGAAATACCTGCAAACCATCGGTGGAAATGAAGGGTTTGGATCGGCAACCCTCAAACTGGCCCATGGCGAGGAGGTGCTCGTGGATTCGGCGGTAGGAGACGGTCCGGTTGACGCGACCTATAACGCCATCGACCGCATTACCGGCATGCCGGGAAAGTTGCTCGATTATTCCTTGAAGTCGGTCACCCGCGGAAAAGATGCGGTGGCGGAAGCCTTCGTTCACGTCCAGTTCGGCACACACAACTTTACGGGAAAAGCAGCTTCGACGGATGTGACCGAAGCCAGTGCCCGCGCTTACCTGAACGCTATTAATAAGGCGCTCCTGGAGAGACAGCGGCGTGAAAAGGCTTTACAGTCGAATGTGGGCGGTGCCGGCGTATTTGAGTCCCCGCAGACCGCAGAGGACCATGCGGCCGATTGGGCCGTGTGA